A genomic window from Streptomyces sp. 846.5 includes:
- a CDS encoding LLM class F420-dependent oxidoreductase, translating into MTVGVALTAPDAGNQIDVSVELAGEAAAAGLRSVWFGQTFGADSPQLAALVGREVPELQVGTSAIPVFGRHPLLVSSQAQTAQAATHGRYHLGLALGTKLLTEAAFGIPYQRPIARLREFLIALRQLTERGAADFHGELLTATTPLPARVPGAEAGVPLLVAAMGPQALRASGELADGILPYLAGPRALAEHIVPAVNKAAEAAGRPAPRIVALVSGVVTDDADSVREKVAERLAFYERIPSYARVIELSGGRRAADVAVVGDERTVAAEVRRYRDAGATEVVFSGTEVAGDADRRRTWELLGELAK; encoded by the coding sequence ATGACAGTCGGAGTAGCACTCACCGCGCCGGACGCGGGCAACCAGATCGACGTCAGTGTGGAGCTTGCCGGGGAGGCCGCGGCGGCGGGGCTGCGGTCTGTTTGGTTCGGGCAGACCTTTGGGGCCGACTCGCCCCAACTTGCGGCGCTCGTCGGCAGAGAGGTGCCGGAGCTGCAGGTGGGGACGTCCGCGATTCCGGTCTTTGGACGCCATCCGTTGCTGGTCTCCAGCCAGGCTCAGACCGCGCAGGCGGCCACGCACGGCCGTTACCATCTCGGGCTCGCGCTCGGCACCAAGCTGCTCACCGAGGCGGCGTTCGGCATCCCCTATCAGCGGCCCATTGCCAGGTTGCGTGAATTCCTGATCGCACTCCGGCAGTTGACCGAGAGGGGCGCCGCCGACTTCCACGGTGAGCTGCTCACCGCGACGACGCCGCTGCCCGCGCGGGTGCCGGGCGCCGAGGCCGGGGTGCCGTTGCTGGTCGCCGCCATGGGACCGCAGGCGCTGCGGGCCAGCGGTGAGTTGGCGGACGGGATTCTGCCGTATCTCGCCGGGCCTCGCGCCCTGGCCGAGCACATAGTGCCGGCCGTCAACAAGGCGGCGGAGGCCGCGGGTCGTCCCGCGCCCAGGATCGTGGCGCTGGTGTCCGGCGTGGTGACCGACGATGCCGACTCGGTGCGCGAGAAGGTCGCCGAACGGCTCGCGTTCTACGAGCGGATCCCCTCCTACGCACGGGTCATCGAGCTCTCCGGCGGCAGGCGGGCCGCCGACGTCGCCGTCGTCGGTGACGAACGGACGGTCGCCGCCGAGGTGCGGCGCTATCGGGACGCCGGGGCGACGGAGGTGGTGTTCTCCGGGACGGAGGTCGCCGGGGACGCGGATCGTCGCCGGACCTGGGAGCTGCTGGGGGAGTTGGCGAAGTGA
- a CDS encoding cysteine hydrolase has protein sequence MSTTPALPEIDPKRTALLAMDFQNGIVAAVPEPDALVERVRGAIADVRAAGGTIGYVRVAFTEDDWAAVPETNKTFSAVAAAKMLHHEDEATRIDERIAPEDGDIVVRKIRFGSVSTTDLHQQLSDRGIDTLILSGVSTGGVVLSTLIDTADRDYRVYVLTDGVADPHPEVNRILVNEVFPSRAHLIDTTRLAELLKAAGSTAD, from the coding sequence ATGAGCACCACCCCTGCCCTCCCCGAGATCGACCCCAAGCGCACCGCCCTGCTGGCGATGGACTTCCAGAACGGGATCGTCGCGGCCGTCCCCGAGCCCGACGCGCTGGTCGAGCGGGTCAGGGGCGCGATCGCGGACGTCCGCGCCGCCGGTGGCACCATCGGCTACGTCCGCGTCGCCTTCACCGAGGACGACTGGGCGGCAGTCCCGGAGACCAATAAGACCTTCAGCGCGGTCGCCGCAGCGAAGATGCTCCACCACGAGGACGAGGCCACCCGGATCGACGAGCGGATCGCCCCCGAGGACGGTGACATCGTCGTCCGCAAGATCCGTTTCGGCTCGGTCTCCACCACCGACCTCCACCAGCAGCTGAGCGACCGCGGCATCGACACCCTGATCCTCTCCGGCGTCAGCACCGGCGGCGTCGTCCTCTCCACACTCATCGACACCGCCGACCGCGACTACCGCGTCTACGTCCTGACCGACGGCGTCGCCGACCCCCACCCGGAGGTCAACCGAATCCTGGTCAACGAGGTCTTCCCGTCCCGCGCCCACCTGATCGACACGACCCGACTGGCCGAGCTGCTCAAGGCCGCCGGCTCAACCGCCGACTGA
- a CDS encoding MFS transporter produces MSIAVSESDASARDLGSKPFAWPFTTPLYVGSALNPINSSIIATALVPIAAQLHVAVGATAVLVSSLYLASAVAQPTAGKLAEVLGPRRVFLAGIVLVLLGGLVGGLGQNLAMLTVARVLIGIGTSAAFPCGMVLIRRRAEQAGLDAPPGGVLGGLAIAGMATAAVGPPIGGLLVGAAGWRWAFLINIPVTAIALVMAVRWLPRDPALDRADSSFRRIAERIDLTGILGFAASMTALVVFLMALPHVEWIALIVFVVTAVPTVVWELRRTAPFFDFRELAANGALARTYLRQALTLLGVYTVMYGMTQWMEAAHGFSTVTAGLLLLPMGAVSALLSRPLARRNLVRGPLLVAAVTMVLGSGGIVLLGSHSPAIAIVLVSLIFGVTSAATTVGNQTALYLAAPPDRIGTASGLFRTFGYLGTITSAVIGSIVFRHGASDHGLHTLGLVLVAAGVAVLLLTVLDRRLMARGADRGTGIPNQTNTPVNTANAATTTCKEHP; encoded by the coding sequence ATGAGCATCGCCGTCAGCGAGAGCGACGCCTCGGCGCGCGACCTCGGCAGCAAGCCCTTCGCGTGGCCCTTCACCACCCCGCTCTACGTGGGCTCCGCCCTCAACCCGATCAACAGCTCCATCATCGCGACCGCCCTGGTGCCCATCGCCGCGCAGTTGCACGTCGCGGTGGGCGCCACCGCCGTCCTGGTCTCCTCCCTCTACCTGGCCAGCGCCGTCGCCCAGCCGACGGCCGGCAAGCTGGCCGAGGTGCTCGGCCCGCGCCGGGTCTTCTTGGCCGGCATCGTGCTGGTGCTGCTCGGCGGCCTGGTCGGCGGCCTCGGCCAGAACCTGGCGATGCTGACCGTCGCCCGGGTCCTGATCGGCATCGGCACCTCGGCCGCCTTTCCTTGCGGGATGGTGCTGATCCGGCGCCGCGCCGAGCAGGCCGGCCTGGACGCGCCGCCGGGCGGGGTGCTCGGCGGCCTCGCGATCGCGGGCATGGCCACGGCCGCCGTCGGCCCGCCGATCGGCGGACTGCTGGTCGGCGCCGCAGGCTGGCGCTGGGCCTTCCTCATCAACATCCCGGTCACCGCGATCGCGCTGGTGATGGCCGTACGCTGGCTGCCCCGGGACCCGGCGTTGGACCGCGCGGACAGCAGTTTCCGCAGGATCGCCGAGCGGATCGACCTGACCGGCATCCTCGGCTTCGCCGCGTCGATGACGGCACTGGTCGTCTTCCTGATGGCGCTTCCGCACGTCGAGTGGATCGCGCTGATCGTCTTCGTCGTGACCGCGGTACCCACGGTGGTGTGGGAGCTGCGCCGAACCGCGCCGTTCTTCGACTTCCGCGAACTCGCCGCCAACGGCGCCCTGGCCCGCACCTACCTGCGACAGGCCCTCACCCTGCTCGGCGTCTACACCGTGATGTACGGCATGACGCAGTGGATGGAGGCAGCACACGGGTTCTCCACGGTGACGGCGGGACTCCTGCTGCTGCCGATGGGCGCCGTCTCCGCACTGCTCTCGCGCCCGCTCGCCAGGCGCAACCTGGTCCGCGGACCCCTGCTGGTCGCGGCGGTGACCATGGTGCTCGGCTCGGGCGGCATCGTGCTGCTCGGCTCGCACAGCCCGGCGATCGCGATCGTCCTCGTCTCGCTGATCTTCGGCGTGACGTCGGCCGCCACCACGGTCGGCAACCAGACCGCGCTCTACCTCGCGGCGCCACCCGACCGGATCGGAACCGCCTCCGGGCTGTTCCGGACCTTCGGATACCTCGGAACCATCACCTCCGCCGTGATCGGCAGCATCGTCTTCCGCCACGGCGCCAGCGACCACGGTCTGCACACCCTCGGCCTGGTCCTGGTCGCCGCGGGCGTCGCGGTCCTGCTGCTGACGGTCCTCGACCGCCGGCTGATGGCCCGCGGGGCGGACCGCGGGACCGGTATCCCGAACCAGACCAACACCCCTGTGAACACTGCGAACGCAGCGACAACCACCTGCAAGGAGCACCCCTAA
- a CDS encoding MarR family transcriptional regulator encodes MNTKPRPQQPNVSAATAQRLQDAMKRLRARLRAESGQNATGLTLTQLGILVSVIREGPVTAARLAALEHVSAQAITQSLTVLKAAGLVHSEPDPLDGRKKLVSADASATELIDRISAGRGSFLARAIDQVVAPEEREVLEKAVELLERLAEADLRGGGI; translated from the coding sequence ATGAACACGAAGCCCCGGCCGCAGCAGCCCAACGTGTCCGCTGCGACCGCACAGCGTCTCCAGGACGCGATGAAACGGCTGCGCGCACGCCTGCGCGCGGAGTCCGGGCAGAACGCGACCGGCCTCACCCTCACGCAGCTCGGCATCCTGGTCAGCGTCATACGGGAGGGTCCGGTCACCGCGGCCCGGCTCGCCGCGCTGGAGCACGTCAGCGCGCAGGCGATCACCCAGAGCCTGACGGTGCTCAAGGCCGCCGGCCTGGTCCACAGCGAGCCCGACCCGTTGGACGGCCGGAAGAAGCTGGTCAGTGCCGACGCCTCCGCGACCGAGCTGATCGACCGGATCAGCGCGGGCCGCGGCTCGTTCCTGGCGCGCGCCATCGACCAGGTGGTCGCCCCGGAGGAACGCGAAGTCCTGGAGAAGGCCGTCGAACTCCTGGAGCGGCTCGCCGAAGCCGACCTGCGCGGCGGCGGCATATGA
- a CDS encoding low temperature requirement protein A, with product MTSQQSRWARIRRQLWQPPRAHGEQPRERVVGPLELFYDLVVVVLVAQAAHHLAGHLTWRGLGEFAVVFSLVWIAWLNGSLHHELHGHEDARGRSMFLLQILVLVPLGAFIPEAGGAHGAAFAVDAGVLFAVLAVLWLLAARGDSAEFRRPSRLFVTGTAFCAVVLAASAALPAGPRVLTWGLLAVAYLAGFTVVIATAIPEQAVALSVTDALTERFGLFIIIVLGETVTGVVDGLAHEPTNALTLAVGLIAVVVGFGAWWTYFDFAGHRQPRPTRAGTVQWMLVHLPLTAAVGAMGAAMVDLVEQAHDSRTLADTAWVLGGGAAVVLCATMALATTLPAWRQDRRLYRPLARTCVAAAVVAVAVSAARPAPLVLGLVLVLAFAVPWTLAVTIRLSDDETERAETEPAS from the coding sequence ATGACCTCACAACAGTCCCGGTGGGCCCGGATTCGCCGGCAGCTGTGGCAGCCCCCGCGCGCCCATGGCGAGCAGCCGCGCGAGCGGGTGGTCGGCCCGCTCGAACTGTTCTACGACCTGGTCGTGGTCGTACTGGTGGCCCAGGCCGCCCACCACCTGGCCGGGCACCTGACCTGGCGCGGGCTGGGCGAGTTCGCCGTGGTGTTCTCGCTGGTGTGGATCGCCTGGCTGAACGGCAGCCTGCACCACGAGCTGCACGGGCACGAGGACGCCCGCGGCCGGAGCATGTTCCTGCTGCAGATCCTGGTACTGGTACCGCTGGGGGCGTTCATCCCCGAGGCAGGCGGCGCACACGGCGCCGCCTTTGCCGTGGACGCCGGGGTGCTGTTCGCCGTCCTCGCCGTGCTGTGGCTGCTGGCCGCACGCGGGGACAGCGCCGAATTCCGCCGTCCCAGCAGGCTGTTCGTGACCGGGACGGCGTTCTGCGCGGTAGTCCTGGCCGCGAGCGCCGCGCTGCCCGCGGGGCCGCGCGTGCTGACCTGGGGCCTGCTGGCCGTCGCCTACCTGGCGGGGTTCACCGTCGTGATCGCCACGGCCATCCCGGAACAGGCGGTCGCCCTCAGCGTGACCGACGCGCTGACCGAACGGTTCGGCCTGTTCATCATCATCGTGCTCGGCGAGACCGTGACCGGGGTGGTCGACGGACTGGCGCACGAGCCGACCAACGCGCTCACGCTCGCCGTCGGTCTGATCGCCGTCGTCGTCGGCTTCGGCGCCTGGTGGACCTACTTCGACTTCGCCGGGCACCGGCAGCCCAGGCCCACCCGCGCAGGCACCGTGCAGTGGATGCTGGTCCACCTGCCGCTCACAGCCGCAGTCGGCGCCATGGGCGCCGCGATGGTCGACCTGGTCGAGCAGGCCCACGACAGCCGGACCCTCGCCGACACCGCTTGGGTACTCGGCGGGGGCGCGGCCGTCGTGCTCTGCGCGACGATGGCCCTCGCGACCACCCTCCCGGCCTGGCGCCAGGACCGCAGGCTCTACCGTCCGCTGGCCCGCACCTGCGTCGCCGCAGCCGTCGTGGCCGTGGCAGTCAGCGCGGCACGCCCGGCCCCACTCGTCCTCGGCCTGGTCCTCGTCCTGGCCTTTGCCGTCCCCTGGACCCTCGCCGTGACCATCCGACTCTCCGACGACGAAACCGAACGCGCCGAAACCGAACCCGCCTCCTGA